A DNA window from Pseudarthrobacter sp. W1I19 contains the following coding sequences:
- a CDS encoding NAD(P)-dependent alcohol dehydrogenase — MPTIVKAFIATSPTSALEPGTVERRDPGEFDVRISIRYTGICHSDIHAVRGDWAGVTYPLVAGHEVTGVVEAVGRKVTRHAVGDRVGVGCFVDSCRECVHCREGEEQYCLRGATSTYNSTGSDGRPTAGGYSTSIVVDENYVLRIPDRITLETAAPLLCAGITVYSPLRNRNTGPGTRIAIVGMGGLGHLGVKIAAAMGADVTVLSQSPKKQADALRFGANHFHATSDPATFTDLQGKFDLVINTVSADIDVDAYLSMVALDGTLVLVGLPSKPLSQRAWSLISMRRNLSGSKMGGIRQTQEMLDFCAAHKLGAEVEVIPASCINQAYERVLASDVQYRFVIDATTF, encoded by the coding sequence ATGCCTACTATCGTCAAGGCATTCATAGCTACTTCTCCTACTTCGGCCCTTGAGCCCGGAACCGTGGAACGGCGGGATCCGGGTGAGTTCGACGTGCGGATTTCCATCCGGTACACAGGAATTTGCCACTCTGACATCCATGCAGTGCGGGGCGACTGGGCAGGTGTGACCTATCCTCTGGTTGCCGGCCATGAGGTCACCGGAGTCGTAGAAGCCGTGGGGCGCAAGGTCACGAGGCATGCGGTAGGGGACCGTGTTGGTGTGGGCTGTTTCGTTGATTCCTGCCGTGAATGCGTGCACTGCCGGGAGGGGGAGGAGCAGTACTGCTTGAGGGGCGCCACAAGCACGTACAACTCGACTGGCAGTGACGGCCGGCCCACCGCGGGCGGGTACAGCACCTCCATCGTGGTGGACGAGAATTATGTACTCCGGATCCCGGACAGAATCACCCTCGAGACTGCGGCCCCGCTGTTGTGTGCGGGGATCACTGTGTACTCACCGCTGCGCAACAGGAACACCGGGCCGGGGACGCGCATAGCAATCGTTGGCATGGGCGGACTGGGACACCTGGGCGTGAAGATTGCGGCCGCAATGGGTGCCGATGTAACAGTCCTCAGCCAATCCCCCAAAAAGCAGGCGGATGCGCTCCGGTTCGGCGCCAACCACTTTCATGCTACGTCCGATCCCGCCACCTTCACCGATCTTCAGGGCAAATTTGACCTCGTCATCAACACCGTCTCGGCAGACATCGACGTGGATGCTTATCTCTCCATGGTGGCGTTGGACGGCACCCTGGTGCTCGTGGGGCTGCCCTCGAAACCGTTGAGTCAACGGGCTTGGTCCCTCATTTCTATGCGCCGCAACCTCAGCGGTTCAAAGATGGGAGGAATCAGGCAAACCCAGGAAATGTTGGACTTCTGCGCCGCCCATAAACTGGGTGCCGAGGTGGAGGTCATCCCTGCCAGCTGCATCAACCAGGCCTACGAACGGGTGCTGGCAAGTGATGTCCAGTACCGCTTCGTAATCGATGCCACCACGTTCTGA
- a CDS encoding cation:proton antiporter, producing MQPLSTSLVLIALLAVAAPLAARFLDRVLRVPVVVFEIILGIVLGPSLLGWIQSTQFTDTLADFGLAMLFFVAGNEIDFAAIRGRPANRAAAGWVISLAAGIGAGLVLAPGPEAAVIIGVALCSTALGTLLPILRDAGESKSPMGITVAALGAVGEFGPLVAVSLFFSGRELGPATAVLLGFVLLTGLAIFLASRARHSLLHSQVTRTLHTSGQFAVRSIMFILSVLVVLSMVLGLDMLLGAFAAGVLWKVAIARASEHDRHVIEMKIDAIAFGFLVPVFFIDTGIDFELNALTSSPAALALVPLFLVILLVIRGLPSLLAAPPKSTPGDKRAIVLFAATGLPIIVAVTGIGRDEGLITSGTASALVGAGMLSVLLFPLLALRQHQRSQPGTQRPPVPTR from the coding sequence ATGCAGCCCTTGTCCACGTCATTGGTTCTGATCGCCTTGCTGGCTGTTGCAGCGCCCCTTGCTGCCCGTTTCCTGGACCGGGTGCTCAGGGTGCCCGTCGTGGTGTTCGAAATTATCCTCGGAATCGTGCTGGGCCCCAGTCTGCTGGGTTGGATACAGTCCACGCAGTTCACTGACACCCTGGCGGATTTCGGGCTGGCCATGCTCTTCTTCGTTGCCGGCAACGAGATCGATTTCGCCGCAATCCGCGGCCGGCCTGCCAACCGTGCGGCGGCGGGCTGGGTTATCTCATTGGCGGCCGGCATTGGTGCCGGGCTTGTCCTGGCACCAGGGCCGGAGGCCGCCGTGATCATCGGCGTGGCATTGTGTTCCACCGCCCTCGGCACGCTTCTGCCGATCCTGCGCGACGCCGGCGAGTCAAAGTCCCCGATGGGTATCACGGTGGCGGCGTTGGGTGCAGTCGGCGAATTCGGTCCGCTGGTTGCGGTCTCGCTGTTCTTCAGCGGAAGGGAACTGGGACCGGCCACAGCGGTGCTTCTCGGATTCGTCCTGTTGACCGGCCTGGCGATCTTTCTGGCCTCCCGCGCTCGGCATTCACTGCTCCACTCCCAGGTCACCAGGACCCTGCATACCAGCGGCCAGTTCGCCGTCCGGTCCATCATGTTCATCCTGAGTGTTCTGGTTGTCCTCAGTATGGTGCTGGGGCTGGACATGCTGCTGGGTGCCTTCGCCGCGGGCGTCCTTTGGAAGGTTGCGATCGCCCGGGCTTCCGAACACGACCGGCACGTCATCGAGATGAAGATCGACGCCATTGCCTTCGGATTCCTGGTGCCGGTCTTCTTCATCGATACCGGCATCGACTTTGAGCTGAACGCGCTGACCAGCAGCCCGGCAGCCCTTGCTCTGGTCCCCCTGTTCCTTGTAATCCTGCTCGTCATCCGCGGGCTGCCGTCCCTGCTGGCCGCTCCGCCGAAATCCACTCCTGGCGACAAACGGGCCATCGTCCTGTTCGCGGCCACAGGCCTGCCGATTATTGTCGCCGTGACCGGCATTGGCCGGGACGAAGGGCTGATCACCAGCGGAACCGCTTCGGCGCTTGTGGGAGCAGGAATGCTGTCCGTGCTCCTGTTTCCGTTGCTTGCACTCCGGCAGCACCAGCGCAGCCAGCCAGGAACCCAGCGTCCCCCAGTGCCGACACGCTGA
- a CDS encoding aldehyde dehydrogenase family protein, with protein sequence MSSVTSVAGACPNTGRETAFRRAKAAELPGGAFFEGRWQTADRNLEIRDPEDGVLLGTVCSSSAQDVRRAVAHLHRSLQEEAWPLRERREALERAAVLLSEQSVRFSEIIAAESSKTIREAEREVLRCIETLRLSAAASSELAGETLSFEDSMAGADKIGWYTRKPVGIIAAITPFNDPLNLVAHKLGPALIGGNGVVLKPSGRTPLTGLAFIELLLEAGVPTGRLAAIVSGPGVSGAIVSDPQVDLISFTGGPRTADRIAAAAGAKKILSELGGNNATIVCADAEPDKAAAAIVAGAFGVAGQNCLSVQRVYVHISLFEQVLEKVVLGTRALRTGAKFERSTDVGPLISEAEARRVEEWVDEAWKAGARVHVGGQRRNAFYQPTVLTDVPSDARIIREEVFGPVVSIAPFIQVSDAIQAANDSEYGLQAGVFTESIDMALAIADKLHVGAVVINETSDVRIDSMPFGGFKKSGVGREGVKHAVREMTEPKSTIIKLAAPGTGWQRLTRTSERNAS encoded by the coding sequence ATGAGCTCAGTGACAAGCGTGGCTGGAGCCTGCCCGAATACCGGGCGGGAAACCGCGTTTAGGCGGGCAAAAGCCGCCGAACTCCCCGGGGGAGCGTTTTTTGAGGGCCGCTGGCAAACAGCGGACAGGAACTTGGAAATCCGGGATCCTGAGGACGGTGTACTCCTCGGTACGGTGTGCTCTTCCTCCGCACAGGATGTGCGCCGGGCCGTTGCCCACCTGCACCGCAGCCTCCAGGAGGAGGCCTGGCCCCTTCGGGAGCGCAGGGAAGCCCTGGAACGGGCCGCGGTTCTCCTTTCGGAACAGTCCGTACGGTTTTCGGAGATCATCGCCGCAGAGAGCAGCAAAACCATCAGGGAGGCCGAACGAGAGGTACTCCGGTGCATTGAAACCCTGCGTCTTTCCGCCGCTGCCTCAAGCGAGCTAGCCGGTGAGACCCTTTCCTTTGAGGACAGCATGGCAGGAGCGGACAAGATCGGCTGGTACACCCGCAAACCGGTGGGAATCATCGCGGCCATCACGCCCTTCAACGATCCGCTCAATCTCGTGGCGCACAAGCTGGGCCCGGCACTCATTGGAGGCAACGGCGTCGTCCTTAAACCGTCAGGCCGCACGCCGCTGACCGGGCTTGCGTTCATTGAGCTGCTGCTGGAAGCAGGCGTCCCAACCGGCCGCCTGGCCGCCATAGTCTCGGGCCCGGGGGTATCCGGGGCGATCGTATCCGACCCGCAGGTAGACCTAATCTCGTTCACTGGGGGACCCCGGACCGCCGACCGCATCGCTGCCGCCGCCGGAGCCAAGAAGATCCTCTCGGAGCTGGGAGGCAACAACGCAACCATCGTGTGCGCCGACGCCGAACCTGACAAGGCGGCTGCGGCGATCGTGGCGGGGGCATTCGGAGTGGCCGGACAAAACTGCCTCTCAGTCCAACGTGTCTACGTCCACATTTCCCTGTTCGAACAGGTACTCGAAAAGGTGGTGTTGGGGACCCGGGCGCTCCGCACCGGCGCGAAGTTCGAGCGTTCCACCGACGTAGGTCCCCTCATCAGCGAAGCTGAGGCGCGCCGGGTGGAGGAGTGGGTGGACGAGGCCTGGAAAGCCGGGGCCAGGGTCCATGTGGGCGGGCAGCGCCGGAACGCGTTCTACCAGCCCACCGTCCTCACGGACGTGCCGTCAGACGCCCGGATCATCCGCGAAGAAGTGTTTGGGCCAGTGGTCAGCATCGCGCCTTTCATCCAGGTCTCCGACGCAATACAGGCGGCCAATGACTCTGAGTACGGACTCCAGGCCGGGGTCTTCACGGAATCCATCGACATGGCGTTGGCAATAGCCGACAAGCTCCACGTAGGGGCCGTGGTGATCAACGAAACCAGCGACGTCCGGATCGACTCGATGCCCTTCGGCGGCTTTAAGAAGTCCGGGGTTGGGCGTGAGGGCGTGAAGCATGCCGTTCGTGAGATGACAGAACCGAAAAGCACCATCATCAAACTGGCCGCGCCGGGCACCGGCTGGCAGCGGCTGACGCGCACTTCAGAACGGAATGCATCATGA
- a CDS encoding tartrate dehydrogenase produces the protein MTTHKIAVIAGDGIGKEVVPAAIECLERIAGIHSLSLEFTYFGWGSDYYSRHGRMMPLDGLEQLALHDAIFLGAVGSPDVPDAESLWGLLIPIRREFRQYINLRPVKTLDGVRSPLASTEPIDILIVRENNEGEYSEVGGRVYRGLPHEAAVQETIFTRLGVSRAAHFAASLAATRKGRLTSATKSNGIIHTMPFWDEVVEETTRLYPGVTLTSELVDALAAHLVLKPWTLDVIVASNLLGDILSDLGSSVTGSIGVAPSANLNPEGDYPSLFEPVHGSAPDIAGKGLANPVGQMWSGAMMLDHLGFPVAARHLQEAFESALREGLGTRDVGGPSSTSEFTAAVLAAIDAIELPAEADLLISGMPSAPAAAAAPS, from the coding sequence ATGACCACCCACAAAATCGCGGTGATCGCGGGCGACGGCATTGGCAAGGAAGTAGTCCCGGCCGCCATCGAATGCCTTGAGCGGATCGCCGGGATCCACTCCTTGAGCCTGGAGTTCACGTATTTCGGCTGGGGATCGGACTACTACTCCCGCCATGGGCGAATGATGCCCCTGGACGGGTTGGAGCAGCTGGCGCTGCACGACGCCATCTTCCTCGGCGCCGTAGGTTCGCCGGACGTCCCCGATGCTGAATCTCTTTGGGGCCTCCTGATCCCCATCCGGCGCGAATTCCGGCAGTACATCAACCTCCGTCCTGTGAAAACGCTCGACGGCGTGAGGTCGCCCCTGGCGTCGACGGAGCCGATCGACATCCTCATTGTTCGTGAGAACAACGAAGGAGAATACTCGGAGGTGGGTGGCCGGGTGTACCGCGGCCTGCCGCACGAAGCTGCGGTCCAGGAAACCATCTTCACCCGCCTGGGAGTATCCCGGGCCGCCCATTTTGCCGCCTCGCTGGCAGCCACCCGGAAGGGCCGCCTGACCTCCGCCACCAAGAGCAACGGCATCATCCATACCATGCCGTTCTGGGACGAGGTGGTGGAGGAGACCACCCGGCTGTACCCCGGAGTGACGCTGACCAGTGAGCTCGTGGACGCATTGGCTGCGCACCTCGTCCTGAAGCCCTGGACCCTCGATGTCATTGTGGCCTCCAACCTGCTCGGTGACATCCTTTCGGACCTGGGCAGCTCCGTCACCGGTTCCATCGGCGTGGCTCCCAGCGCAAACCTGAATCCGGAAGGAGATTATCCTTCCCTCTTCGAACCGGTCCACGGTTCCGCGCCGGACATTGCGGGTAAGGGACTGGCAAACCCGGTGGGCCAGATGTGGTCCGGAGCGATGATGCTCGATCACCTGGGCTTCCCGGTGGCGGCCAGACACCTCCAGGAGGCCTTCGAGTCCGCCCTCCGGGAGGGCCTTGGCACCCGTGATGTGGGAGGACCATCATCGACCTCGGAGTTCACGGCCGCGGTTCTGGCCGCGATAGACGCCATCGAGCTACCCGCCGAGGCTGACCTGCTCATCTCAGGCATGCCATCTGCGCCGGCGGCGGCAGCAGCGCCGTCGTGA
- a CDS encoding NADP-dependent oxidoreductase, with protein MKAFVVTKYGEPLREADVAEPAMGERDVLVQVRAAGLNQLDEKIRLGEFKQILPYKLQLILGNDVAGTVIRVGAKVTGFKPGDEVYGRPDKDRIGTFAERIAVAEDDLALKPVSASMAEAGSLPLVALTAWQALIEHGNVRPGQKVLIHAGAGGVGSIAIQLAKHLGATVATTASGSNADFLRELGADVVIDYRTEDFEEHLSGYDLVLDSLGGENLEKSLRVLKSGGKAIGISGPPDPEFARDAGLNPVLRLAVTALSSKIRRQAKKLGVSYEFLFMRASGAQLRQIAALVDDGTLRPVVGKVFDFAQTPEALQSLADGGIRGKAVLTLNH; from the coding sequence ATGAAAGCTTTTGTCGTTACCAAGTACGGAGAGCCGCTGCGTGAAGCGGACGTCGCGGAGCCGGCTATGGGGGAAAGGGACGTGCTCGTCCAGGTGCGGGCCGCGGGCTTGAACCAGCTGGATGAGAAGATCCGGCTTGGTGAGTTCAAGCAGATCCTCCCCTACAAGCTCCAGTTAATCCTCGGCAATGACGTGGCCGGTACGGTCATCCGCGTCGGGGCAAAGGTCACCGGGTTCAAACCCGGTGACGAGGTCTACGGCCGGCCCGACAAGGACCGCATCGGCACGTTCGCGGAGCGCATCGCCGTCGCCGAGGATGACCTGGCCCTCAAGCCCGTATCGGCAAGCATGGCAGAGGCCGGCTCGCTGCCGCTGGTGGCACTCACCGCATGGCAGGCCCTCATTGAGCACGGCAATGTGCGGCCCGGGCAGAAGGTCCTCATTCACGCAGGTGCCGGCGGGGTGGGCTCTATCGCTATCCAGCTCGCTAAGCACCTCGGGGCGACTGTTGCCACCACCGCCAGCGGCTCGAACGCGGATTTCCTCCGGGAGCTCGGGGCTGACGTGGTAATTGACTACCGCACCGAGGATTTTGAGGAACACCTCAGCGGGTATGACCTTGTTCTCGACAGCCTCGGCGGGGAGAACCTCGAAAAGTCCCTGCGCGTCCTCAAGTCAGGCGGGAAGGCGATTGGGATTTCCGGTCCGCCGGATCCGGAGTTCGCCCGCGATGCCGGCCTGAATCCTGTCCTGCGCCTGGCGGTCACAGCACTCAGCAGCAAAATCAGGCGGCAGGCCAAGAAGCTCGGAGTCAGCTATGAGTTCCTGTTCATGCGTGCCAGCGGGGCCCAACTGCGCCAAATCGCCGCGTTGGTCGACGACGGGACGCTGCGCCCCGTCGTCGGAAAGGTTTTCGATTTCGCCCAAACTCCAGAGGCGTTGCAGTCCCTGGCCGACGGCGGCATCCGCGGCAAAGCGGTGCTGACCCTCAACCACTGA
- a CDS encoding D-2-hydroxyacid dehydrogenase, producing MSGQTQRPVVAVLYREALPPRLAEIEELAEVRLTRADGLAKVLDGADVLYQWHSFSPALRENWAAAGSLKWVHVSAAGVSQLLFDELIRSDVLYTNSRGVLSRAIAEFALGFVLDIAKDSRGSLTLQQQRRWQHRVTRKIQGQRALVVGTGSIGREIASLFRAAGLQVSGAGRSSRPGDGHFDQISSSKDLATIVHPFDYLVLAAPLTEDTRGLVGADVLASMKPGAHLINVGRGELVQTDALMEALTSGSIAGAALDVVHPEPLPEEHPLWSMENVILTPHMSGDTENYLDDLGELFVANLKRYRNGDPLHNVVDKSLGFVPVP from the coding sequence ATGTCAGGCCAGACCCAGCGGCCCGTCGTCGCCGTGCTGTACCGTGAGGCGCTGCCGCCCCGCCTGGCGGAGATAGAGGAGCTGGCGGAGGTCCGCCTGACTAGGGCAGACGGGCTGGCCAAGGTCCTGGACGGAGCGGATGTCCTGTACCAGTGGCATTCGTTTTCCCCGGCGCTGCGGGAGAACTGGGCTGCAGCTGGGTCACTAAAGTGGGTCCACGTTTCAGCAGCGGGCGTCAGCCAGTTGTTGTTCGACGAACTGATCCGAAGCGACGTGCTCTATACAAATTCGCGGGGAGTCCTCAGCCGCGCTATCGCGGAGTTTGCGCTGGGCTTTGTCCTGGACATCGCCAAGGACTCACGGGGCTCACTGACGCTTCAGCAACAGCGGCGGTGGCAGCACAGGGTAACCCGGAAAATCCAGGGCCAGCGCGCCCTGGTGGTGGGTACGGGTTCCATTGGCAGGGAAATCGCATCCCTGTTCCGCGCCGCGGGCCTGCAGGTCAGCGGCGCCGGCCGCAGCAGCCGTCCGGGAGACGGGCATTTCGACCAAATCAGTTCTTCAAAGGATCTGGCCACCATCGTTCATCCCTTTGACTACCTGGTGCTGGCAGCTCCGCTGACGGAAGACACCAGGGGACTGGTGGGCGCTGATGTCCTGGCATCAATGAAACCCGGCGCGCACCTCATCAACGTTGGACGCGGTGAACTGGTCCAGACGGACGCGCTCATGGAAGCCCTGACCTCCGGGTCCATTGCCGGCGCGGCCCTCGATGTGGTCCACCCGGAACCGCTGCCCGAGGAACACCCGTTATGGAGCATGGAGAACGTCATCCTGACCCCCCACATGAGCGGCGACACAGAAAATTACCTCGATGATCTTGGGGAGCTGTTCGTAGCAAACCTGAAGCGCTACCGCAACGGCGATCCGCTGCACAACGTCGTGGACAAAAGCCTCGGGTTCGTCCCGGTTCCCTGA
- a CDS encoding TetR/AcrR family transcriptional regulator, translated as MSVASQPPGRRERNKQQKLERITAAASELFAEHGVEDVTTQQIADKADIGTGTLFLYAKTKGELLLLVQNAHYAEALERGRADAETQTDALDAALAIVRPIVECNRVQIGNGRIYLREMVFGDPTEPHHGQALSIVAETEEAIAAVLGRHHVVSDGDAAKMARIVSAIMFLSMAASVNAGLSVEEIVQDIRGQLSLLISR; from the coding sequence ATGTCTGTTGCGTCCCAGCCACCCGGACGGCGCGAGCGGAACAAGCAGCAAAAACTTGAGCGCATCACAGCCGCCGCCAGCGAGTTGTTTGCCGAGCATGGCGTCGAGGATGTCACGACGCAACAGATCGCCGACAAGGCGGACATTGGCACCGGGACTTTGTTCCTTTACGCCAAAACCAAAGGAGAACTCCTCCTGCTTGTGCAGAACGCCCATTACGCCGAGGCTCTGGAGCGGGGCAGGGCCGACGCGGAAACCCAAACGGATGCGCTGGATGCGGCTTTGGCCATTGTGCGGCCGATCGTGGAATGCAACCGCGTCCAGATCGGCAACGGGCGGATTTACTTGCGGGAGATGGTCTTCGGAGACCCGACGGAGCCGCACCACGGCCAGGCACTTTCCATCGTTGCTGAAACCGAGGAAGCCATTGCCGCCGTCCTGGGCAGGCATCATGTGGTCAGTGACGGCGACGCCGCCAAGATGGCGCGCATCGTCAGCGCAATCATGTTCCTCAGCATGGCCGCGAGCGTGAACGCCGGCCTGAGCGTCGAGGAAATCGTCCAGGACATCCGGGGCCAGCTAAGCCTGCTGATATCCCGCTAA
- a CDS encoding alpha/beta fold hydrolase, translated as MDTTDPARESPVTSYAEAATRTITAGGVTYAYRELGPKGGIPVVFFVHLAASLDNWDPRIIDPIAKNRHVITFNQRGVGASTGEVPGTIEEMADDAYAFIEAMGFDKIDVFSFSMGGMIAQDLTLKHPGLVRKLVLTGTGPRGGKDMDKVVAVTYWDIFRAVLTRSDPKEFLFFNRNATGRPAAKAFIKRLQERANHRDKPISTRAFQTQLKAIQRFGRAVPSDLSKLTVPTLIANGDHDRMVPSVLSEDLHRRIKGSELVIYPDSGHGGIFQYHAQFGPVAAKFLAAADGPVD; from the coding sequence ATGGACACCACCGATCCCGCAAGGGAGTCCCCAGTCACCTCGTACGCGGAAGCAGCTACCCGCACTATCACCGCAGGAGGAGTCACCTACGCCTACCGCGAGCTGGGGCCCAAAGGCGGTATCCCCGTTGTCTTCTTCGTGCACCTAGCTGCAAGCTTGGACAACTGGGACCCCCGCATCATTGACCCCATCGCGAAAAACCGGCACGTCATCACTTTCAACCAGCGTGGCGTGGGCGCCTCCACCGGGGAAGTTCCCGGCACCATCGAGGAGATGGCCGATGATGCTTACGCATTTATCGAGGCCATGGGGTTCGACAAGATTGATGTCTTCTCCTTCTCCATGGGCGGCATGATCGCCCAGGACCTCACACTTAAGCACCCAGGGCTGGTCCGCAAGCTTGTGCTGACCGGAACCGGGCCGCGTGGAGGCAAGGACATGGACAAGGTGGTCGCCGTTACTTACTGGGACATTTTTCGCGCGGTCTTGACGCGTTCAGACCCCAAGGAGTTCCTGTTCTTTAACCGCAACGCTACGGGAAGGCCCGCCGCGAAGGCATTCATCAAGCGCCTCCAGGAGCGCGCGAACCACCGGGACAAGCCAATCAGCACCAGAGCATTCCAGACGCAGCTGAAGGCAATCCAGCGGTTCGGCCGGGCCGTTCCCTCGGACCTGTCGAAGCTCACCGTCCCCACCCTCATTGCCAACGGAGACCATGACCGCATGGTGCCGTCGGTCCTCTCGGAGGATCTGCACCGGCGGATCAAGGGATCCGAACTGGTGATCTACCCCGACTCCGGGCATGGCGGCATCTTTCAGTACCATGCACAATTCGGCCCGGTGGCAGCTAAATTCCTGGCTGCGGCAGACGGGCCGGTTGACTGA
- a CDS encoding bifunctional polysaccharide deacetylase/glycosyltransferase family 2 protein → MSRPSETGVRSKGAVPTKSPRPANVRAHWLVLLATLLALGLALVVQGYMHHLGRVGYDSVPAGAPASDVLKAVSQGGPVVDSRGGAVRAASPPERTVALTFDDGPDPVWTPRILDVLRRHQVHATFFVVGSAAADNPDLLRRIVAEGHEIGVHTLTHADLGTAGTWRSQLEVQGAQDVIVGITGEAASLLRPPYSSGNAALTNGTWSAMQGLADQGYLTVLSSMDSEDWRLPGAAAIEDNLDPTGAQGQVALMHDGGGDREQTVAALDSALMKFEDEGFRVTTVGDSMGIDSTRPASSMEEVSGTAFLWGIRLSDFVVTAISWALVAAGVVTFIRAVLVVFFAARHSRAARRIAAAGRGRRRVDVMVRPEITEPVTVIVPAYNESAGIEAAVRSIVASTHPVEIIVVDDGSTDGTADIVDALGLPGVTVIRKENGGKPSALNAGLHAASHELVVMVDGDTVFEPDTVHALIQPFSDPRVGAISGNTKVANRGGILGAWQHIEYVVGFNLDRRLFDVAECMPTVPGAIGAFRRDALLRVGGVSDDTLAEDTDLTMSLCRDGWRVVYKDDARAWTEAPASLAALWKQRYRWCYGTLQAMWKHRGAVVQGGAAGKLGRRGLGYLLVLQVLLPLFAPVVDVFAVYGLIFLDPLRIAVLWFVFLAVQFLMAAYAFRLDNERLRPLWNLPLQQFVYRQLMYLVVIQAVVTALAGVHLRWHRMERYGTLRVPHGQS, encoded by the coding sequence ATGTCCCGCCCCAGCGAAACCGGCGTACGCAGCAAAGGCGCTGTCCCCACCAAAAGCCCCCGCCCCGCAAATGTCCGCGCTCACTGGCTGGTCCTTCTGGCCACACTTCTGGCCTTGGGCCTTGCCCTGGTGGTACAGGGGTACATGCACCACCTTGGCCGGGTGGGCTATGACTCCGTACCGGCAGGCGCACCTGCCAGTGATGTCCTGAAGGCCGTATCCCAAGGCGGTCCTGTGGTGGATTCGCGGGGCGGGGCCGTGCGTGCGGCCAGTCCTCCGGAGCGGACCGTGGCACTGACCTTCGACGACGGCCCGGACCCCGTCTGGACGCCGAGGATCCTCGACGTCCTCCGGAGACACCAGGTCCATGCAACCTTCTTCGTGGTCGGGTCCGCGGCGGCTGACAATCCCGACCTCTTGCGCCGCATTGTGGCTGAAGGCCACGAGATCGGCGTCCATACACTCACCCACGCCGACCTCGGCACCGCCGGAACGTGGCGCAGCCAGCTCGAGGTGCAGGGTGCCCAGGACGTGATCGTGGGTATCACGGGCGAGGCCGCGTCACTGCTGCGTCCGCCCTACAGTTCCGGCAATGCGGCGCTGACCAATGGCACATGGTCCGCAATGCAAGGCCTGGCGGACCAGGGTTACCTCACGGTGCTGAGCAGTATGGACAGCGAGGACTGGCGGCTTCCGGGCGCCGCAGCGATCGAGGACAACCTTGACCCAACAGGTGCGCAGGGGCAGGTGGCCCTGATGCACGACGGCGGAGGAGACCGGGAGCAGACCGTCGCCGCCCTTGATTCCGCACTGATGAAGTTCGAGGACGAAGGCTTCCGGGTCACCACCGTGGGTGACTCAATGGGCATTGACAGCACGCGGCCGGCTTCCTCCATGGAGGAGGTCAGCGGGACGGCCTTCCTGTGGGGTATCCGGCTGAGCGACTTCGTGGTCACGGCCATCTCATGGGCCCTCGTTGCGGCCGGCGTCGTGACTTTCATCCGCGCCGTCCTCGTGGTTTTCTTTGCCGCCCGCCATAGCCGCGCAGCACGCCGGATCGCGGCTGCCGGCCGTGGCCGGCGCCGGGTGGACGTGATGGTCCGGCCGGAAATTACGGAGCCGGTGACGGTGATCGTGCCCGCATACAACGAATCGGCCGGCATCGAGGCAGCAGTCCGGTCCATTGTGGCCTCCACCCATCCGGTGGAGATCATCGTGGTGGACGACGGTTCAACCGACGGGACGGCCGATATCGTGGACGCGCTCGGACTGCCCGGCGTCACCGTAATCCGGAAGGAGAACGGCGGCAAACCCTCCGCCCTGAACGCCGGGCTGCACGCGGCCAGCCATGAACTCGTGGTGATGGTGGACGGCGACACCGTCTTCGAACCGGATACGGTCCACGCCCTCATCCAGCCCTTCTCCGACCCGCGGGTGGGTGCCATTTCGGGGAACACAAAGGTCGCTAACCGCGGCGGCATCCTGGGCGCCTGGCAGCACATTGAGTACGTCGTCGGCTTCAACCTGGACCGCAGGCTGTTCGACGTCGCCGAATGCATGCCCACCGTGCCCGGCGCTATCGGTGCTTTCCGCCGTGACGCCCTCCTCCGGGTGGGTGGAGTCAGCGACGACACGCTCGCCGAGGACACCGACCTGACCATGTCACTGTGCCGCGACGGCTGGCGCGTTGTGTACAAGGACGACGCCCGTGCCTGGACCGAGGCGCCCGCCAGTCTCGCAGCGCTGTGGAAACAGCGCTACCGCTGGTGCTACGGCACCCTGCAGGCCATGTGGAAGCACCGGGGCGCGGTGGTGCAGGGAGGCGCGGCCGGCAAGCTGGGCCGGCGCGGACTGGGCTACCTGCTGGTCCTGCAGGTGCTGCTTCCCCTGTTCGCCCCCGTGGTGGATGTTTTTGCTGTCTACGGCCTGATCTTCCTCGATCCACTCCGGATTGCCGTGCTCTGGTTCGTCTTCCTGGCCGTCCAGTTCCTGATGGCCGCTTACGCGTTCCGGCTCGACAACGAGCGGCTCCGGCCGCTCTGGAACCTTCCGCTGCAGCAGTTCGTCTACCGGCAGCTGATGTACCTCGTGGTCATCCAGGCAGTGGTCACGGCACTGGCCGGCGTACACCTGCGCTGGCACCGCATGGAGCGGTACGGCACCCTGCGCGTTCCGCACGGGCAGAGCTAG